Within the Butyrivibrio sp. AE3004 genome, the region CACAGGTATCGGACTATTGGTAGTGTATGCTGCAGAGCTGGCAAAAGAAGGAAAGACAGCAAAAGAAATAGCAAGCGAGATAGAGAAAACCAAAGATAAAGTTCGTGCAAGCTTTGTGATAGATACCCTTGTTTTATCTACATAGGGGCGGTCGCTGTTCTGGCCTTGCTGCCTTCTTTGGAACAGCGTTGAAGATCCATCCGCGTATCGCTGTATCTGACGGGGCCATGCATCCGGAAAAGAAATATCGCGGATCAAGCAGACGCTATGTACTTGATTATGTCAGGGACATGGAAGCTGACCTGAAAAATGCCAGACCGGAGCGCGTATTTTATAACCCATTCCGGATGCGACAGGAAAGTGGTTTGAATCTGTGAGAGAATATCTGGGTTAGTCTTGGCGTGTTCAAAGAAATC harbors:
- a CDS encoding DegV family protein yields the protein MFYLHRGGRCSGLAAFFGTALKIHPRIAVSDGAMHPEKKYRGSSRRYVLDYVRDMEADLKNARPERVFYNPFRMRQESGLNL